In the Panthera uncia isolate 11264 chromosome D2, Puncia_PCG_1.0, whole genome shotgun sequence genome, one interval contains:
- the SLC18A3 gene encoding vesicular acetylcholine transporter codes for MEPAAPAGQARAAASKLSEAMGAVLQDPRRQRRLVLVIVCVALFLDNMLYMVIVPIVPDYIAHMHKAGRPTTSPKVYTLQAPTPASGSDNMGNTSESPTESEDVKIGVLFASKAILQLLVNPLSGPFIDRMSYDVPLLIGLGVLFASTVLFAFAEDYAMLFAARSLQGLGSAFADTSGIAMIADKYPEEPERSRALGVALAFISFGSLVAPPFGGFLYWFAGKPVPFLVLAAVSLLDALLLLVVAKPFSAVTRARANLPVGTPIHRLMLDPYIAVVAGALTTCNIPLAFLEPTIATWMEHTMSASEWQTGMAWLPAFVPHVLGVYLTVRLAARYPHLQWLYGALGLVVIGASSCVVPACRSFAPLVISLCGLCFGIALVDTALLPTLAFLVDVRHVSVYGSVYAIADISYSVAYALGPIVAGHIVHSLGFVQLSLGMGLANLLYAPVLLLLRNVGLLRRSRSERDVLLDEPPQGLYDAVRLRERPVADPDGAPRSPSGPFDECEDVYNNYYTHS; via the coding sequence ATGGAACCCGCGGCGCCCGCGGGCCAGGCCCGGGCGGCAGCCAGCAAGCTGTCGGAGGCGATGGGCGCAGTGCTGCAGGATCCTCGGCGGCAGCGGCGCCTGGTGCTGGTCATCGTGTGCGTGGCTCTCTTCCTGGACAACATGCTGTACATGGTCATCGTGCCCATCGTGCCCGACTACATTGCCCACATGCATAAGGCCGGCAGGCCCACCACGAGCCCCAAAGTGTACACCCTGCAGGCGCCCACTCCAGCCAGTGGCAGTGACAACATGGGCAACACCTCAGAGTCCCCGACGGAGAGTGAGGACGTGAAGATCGGGGTGCTGTTTGCCTCCAAGGCCATCCTGCAGCTGCTGGTGAACCCCCTGAGTGGGCCCTTCATTGACCGTATGAGCTACGACGTGCCGCTGCTTATCGGCCTGGGCGTCTTGTTCGCCTCCACCGTGCTGTTCGCGTTCGCGGAGGACTATGCTATGCTCTTCGCTGCACGCAGCCTGCAGGGCCTGGGCTCAGCCTTTGCGGATACGTCCGGCATTGCCATGATCGCCGACAAGTATCCTGAAGAGCCGGAGCGCAGTCGTGCGTTGGGCGTGGCGCTGGCCTTCATCAGCTTCGGGAGTCTGGTGGCGCCACCCTTCGGGGGCTTCCTCTACTGGTTCGCGGGCAAGCCTGTGCCCTTTCTGGTGCTCGCCGCTGTTTCGCTGCTCGACGCGCTGTTGCTGCTGGTGGTGGCCAAGCCCTTCTCGGCCGTGACGCGGGCGCGGGCCAACCTGCCGGTGGGCACACCCATCCACCGCCTCATGCTGGACCCTTACATCGCCGTGGTGGCCGGGGCGCTCACCACCTGCAACATCCCCCTCGCCTTCCTCGAGCCCACCATCGCCACGTGGATGGAGCACACGATGTCGGCGTCTGAATGGCAGACGGGCATGGCCTGGCTGCCAGCTTTCGTGCCGCATGTGCTAGGTGTCTACCTCACCGTGCGCCTGGCGGCGCGCTATCCACACCTGCAGTGGCTGTACGGAGCACTAGGGCTGGTAGTGATCGGCGCCAGCTCTTGCGTGGTGCCTGCCTGCCGCTCCTTCGCACCACTGGTGATCTCACTCTGCGGCCTCTGCTTCGGCATTGCGCTAGTTGACACGGCACTGCTGCCCACGCTCGCCTTTCTCGTGGACGTGCGCCACGTCTCGGTCTACGGCAGCGTCTATGCCATCGCCGACATCTCCTATTCCGTGGCCTATGCTCTCGGGCCCATAGTGGCGGGGCACATAGTGCACTCGCTTGGTTTTGTGCAACTTAGCCTTGGCATGGGCCTGGCCAACCTGCTCTACGCGCCAGTCCTGCTGCTGCTGCGCAACGTGGGCCTCCTGAGGCGCTCCCGCTCTGAGCGCGATGTGCTGCTGGATGAGCCACCGCAGGGTCTGTATGATGCTGTGCGCCTGCGTGAGCGCCCTGTGGCCGACCCAGACGGCGCCCCTCGAAGCCCTTCGGGCCCCTTTGACGAGTGCGAGGACGTCTACAACAATTACTACACCCACAGCTAG